The following are encoded together in the Bacillus carboniphilus genome:
- a CDS encoding response regulator transcription factor has product MKKILIVEDERSIAELEKDYLEIDGFSVTIETHGQSGLERALREDFDLLILDVMLPGVDGFQICKQLRSEKDIPILIVTARKEDIDKIRGLGLGADDYMVKPFSPSELVARVKAHLARYERLVNRSGNSGGDELRVGDLVIDRSSRRVFVEGAETVFTSKEFDLLVFLASNPNRVFSKDDLFERIWGIDSMGDISTVTVHIRKIREKIEKNPSDPEYIETVWGVGYRFKG; this is encoded by the coding sequence ATGAAGAAGATTCTGATTGTGGAAGATGAACGAAGTATTGCGGAGTTGGAGAAGGATTACTTGGAGATTGATGGATTTTCTGTCACCATTGAGACTCATGGACAGTCTGGGTTGGAGCGGGCCCTTCGTGAGGATTTTGATTTATTGATTTTAGATGTGATGTTGCCTGGCGTAGATGGCTTTCAAATTTGTAAGCAATTGAGAAGCGAGAAGGATATTCCGATTCTTATAGTGACGGCTCGAAAAGAGGATATTGATAAGATTCGTGGGCTTGGATTAGGCGCGGATGATTATATGGTGAAGCCGTTTAGTCCGAGTGAACTGGTGGCGAGGGTGAAGGCTCATTTGGCACGCTATGAACGGTTGGTGAATCGTAGCGGGAATAGTGGTGGAGATGAGCTGAGAGTGGGAGACCTTGTGATTGACCGTTCGTCCAGGCGTGTATTTGTGGAGGGGGCAGAGACAGTTTTTACCTCGAAAGAATTTGATTTGCTGGTTTTCTTAGCCTCGAATCCAAACCGTGTGTTCAGCAAAGATGATTTGTTTGAACGGATCTGGGGGATTGATTCGATGGGGGATATATCGACAGTCACGGTTCATATTCGAAAAATCCGAGAGAAAATTGAGAAGAACCCATCTGACCCAGAGTATATCGAAACCGTTTGGGGAGTGGGGTATCGGTTTAAAGGATGA
- a CDS encoding HAMP domain-containing sensor histidine kinase, whose product MIASISHDLKTPITSIKGYVEGIQDGVADTPEKMERYIQTIHTKANELDHLIEELFLFSKLDVSAVPFHFEKVDLRTFVQFYIDELKDELERAEVEVQIQDDGGDFYTKADREHLRRVFANVIQNAVNHLDKDEKRISIGLVRKSEYVMVSIKDNGKGISEDALPYIFDRFYRADQSRQASTGGSGLGLAIVKRIMEEHGGETWAKSRLGEGTTIYLKFKPYEEKMG is encoded by the coding sequence TTGATTGCGAGTATTTCACATGATTTGAAAACGCCGATTACCTCAATTAAGGGCTATGTGGAAGGGATTCAGGATGGTGTGGCGGATACACCGGAGAAAATGGAGAGATACATCCAAACGATTCATACGAAAGCGAATGAATTGGACCACTTGATTGAGGAGTTGTTTTTATTTTCGAAGTTGGATGTGAGTGCGGTTCCTTTTCACTTTGAGAAAGTGGATTTGCGTACGTTTGTTCAGTTTTATATAGATGAGCTCAAGGATGAGTTGGAGCGGGCTGAGGTTGAGGTTCAGATTCAGGATGACGGTGGGGATTTTTATACCAAAGCGGATCGAGAGCATTTAAGGCGCGTGTTTGCGAATGTGATTCAGAATGCAGTGAATCATTTGGATAAGGATGAGAAACGGATTTCTATTGGGTTGGTTAGGAAGAGTGAGTATGTAATGGTATCGATAAAAGACAATGGGAAAGGGATTTCGGAGGACGCACTCCCTTACATTTTCGATCGTTTTTATCGAGCAGACCAGTCCAGACAGGCATCGACTGGAGGAAGCGGGTTAGGGCTTGCCATCGTGAAACGGATTATGGAAGAGCATGGTGGGGAAACGTGGGCGAAAAGTCGGTTAGGAGAAGGGACGACGATTTATTTAAAGTTTAAGCCCTATGAGGAGAAGATGGGATGA
- a CDS encoding HAMP domain-containing protein, with protein sequence MSIRKRLIWSNIAMIVIPIIGFFVIEIVLGITLFGGTGFEGTDGDHSAQYAERFEVFLPLRYVGLLLLVVVTNGLLTYVVSNSIQKPVRKLSEAAEKISRGELDFTVETGGKDELGQLSRVFELMRQRLKESAELQRKYEEN encoded by the coding sequence ATGTCCATTCGAAAACGACTGATTTGGTCTAATATCGCGATGATTGTGATTCCCATTATTGGGTTTTTTGTAATAGAAATTGTGTTAGGTATAACTTTGTTTGGTGGAACCGGGTTTGAAGGTACTGATGGAGACCATTCGGCTCAATATGCAGAAAGGTTTGAGGTGTTTTTACCGCTTCGTTATGTAGGCTTGTTGCTTTTAGTAGTTGTGACCAATGGCTTGTTAACCTATGTGGTTTCAAATAGTATTCAGAAACCGGTTCGGAAGCTGTCGGAAGCAGCAGAAAAAATTAGCCGTGGGGAGCTTGATTTTACAGTGGAAACTGGCGGGAAGGATGAGCTAGGGCAGCTTTCAAGAGTGTTTGAGTTGATGCGACAACGGCTAAAGGAGTCTGCTGAGTTGCAGAGGAAGTATGAGGAGAATTGA